The Podospora pseudopauciseta strain CBS 411.78 chromosome 2 map unlocalized CBS411.78m_2, whole genome shotgun sequence genome has a window encoding:
- a CDS encoding uncharacterized protein (EggNog:ENOG503P4PT; COG:G) codes for MSNSNVAVYYGQSQASERIHLADVCADPNVDLVILGFVTDISYQNSGLPKLTLAPVIKGVKTGYQQLFSPGLDYYAQWEEDIKTCQTTHGKKVLVSLGRGGSSLVLRSESEAQQFTNKLWQLFGPVTPATTRGYEFVNGLRPFGTAVVDGFDLATMRFNFLQDTSKMYYLSAAPGCASLDRSIPIGYLAQANFIWPRFFGGDDTGRCEIGGENFLTPILSWTRLITDGILSLGGSSVAIAGTKFLIGIPSWVEAAPSAYTKLGSAQAAGSLASQLRQLGLSGLFNLGGVMVFDGPEGLENLEGGRSLLGWVKVWLNGTLTG; via the exons ATGTCCAACTCCAACGTGGCAGTCTACTACGGGCAATCACAAGCCTCTGAGCGCATCCACCTCGCTGATGTCTGTGCCGATCCCAACGTTGATCTGGTCATCCTCGGCTTCGTCACAGACATCAGCTACCAAAACAGCGGGCTGCCCAAACTGACGCTCGCGCCTGTGATCAAGGGCGTCAAGACTGGGTATCAGCAGCTTTTTTCTCCAGGGTTGGACTACTACGCGCAGTGGGAGGAAGACATCAAGACTTGCCAGACGACGCACGGGAAGAAGGTTCTGGTGTCGCTGGGTAGGGGTGGTAGCTCGTTGGTGCTGAGGTCGGAGAGCGAGGCGCAGCAGTTTACGAACAAGTTGTGGCAGCTGTTTGGGCCGGTGACgccggcgacgacgaggggTTATGAGTTTGTGAATGGGTTGAGGCCGTTTGggacggcggtggtggatgggtttgATCTTG CGACGATGCGCTTCAACTTCTTGCAGGACACTTCAAAGATGTATTATTTGTCTGCTGCTCCGGGGTGTGCTTCGCTCGACAGGTCGATCCCGATTGGGTACCTCGCCCAAGCCAACTTTATCTGGCCGAGATTCTTTGGAGGAGACGACACCGGAAGGTGCGAGATTGGGGGTGAGAATTTCTTGACGCCGATTCTTTCATG GACCCGTCTCATAACAGATGGCATCCTCTCCCTAGGCGGCTCCAGCGTGGCGATCGCGGGGACGAAGTTCTTGATCGGAATCCCATCCTGGGTCGAGGCCGCCCCGAGTGCTTACACCAAACTGGGAAGCGCGCAAGCTGCGGGGTCGCTTGCCAGTCAGCTGCGACAGCTGGGACTGAGCGGGCTGTTTAACCTTGGCGGCGTGATGGT
- a CDS encoding uncharacterized protein (EggNog:ENOG503P4PT; COG:G) gives MKYFVLYSTLALGGLSVAAAPLDQAAPVPAPVLHDVPSAGDDASKESLKKRQLDIGGLVEGLIIPILPEEAMEKRQSDHDQDTPSTVSDNSEGQLEKRQADPSLLSMFGTPEKILEYFASFNQPRQPNLLDILIGDLSGVVPAVTGFLDSVLDLLLPPVPSPALPRAAEPTTIRQYSPEAVLSALSNIGYPLGTGLGLATTTLCITTTTVTIAGFPTVTITRLTTVTAGPVPIIIQGLTALEGAISSVLNEVIPSELLPGVTIAASANLPLGLSPAISLTVPGLSIPAITLPPPPTVTVTLPSAPSIQLPSVSLPSVSVPSVQVPSLSVPTLPPVPTLPSISLPSASLPSISVPGISLPSRISPERISPECDASEFEVASGVFAERLTPKPHLADNLITEPLSHLTDCVFTQSITPKRVVANFARDSTAWSYDSGHSAPWGHRLASTRPDPLRRWHLGQSPRCWYCGGSSTH, from the exons ATGAAATACTTTGTTCTCTACAgcaccctcgccctcggcggTCTGTCGGTCGCAGCTGCTCCTTTGGACCAAGCAGCCCCAGTACCCGCCCCAGTCCTCCATGACGTCCCTAGTGCCGGTGACGATGCGTCTAAAGAGTCTCTGAAGAAGCGCCAACTTGACATCGGGGGTCTGGTAGAAGGGCTGATTATACCGATTCTCCCAGAAGAAGCGATGGAGAAGCGTCAATCAGACCATGATCAAGACACACCTTCGACGGTATCAGACAACTCCGAAGGGCAGCTAGAGAAACGTCAAGCCGACCCAAGTCTGCTGTCGATGTTCGGCACCCCTGAGAAAATCCTCGAATACTTTGCGTCTTTCAACCAGCCAAGACAGCCaaacctcctcgacatcctcatTGGCGACCTCAGCGGAGTGGTTCCGGCCGTCACCGGGTTCCTTGATAGTGTgcttgacctcctccttccaccaGTTCCATCCCCAGCGCTTCCCAGGGCTGCTGAACCCACCACTATCAGACAATACTCTCCCGAGGCAGTTTTGAGCGCTCTTTCGAACATCGGCTATCCTCTCGGAACAGGTCTCGGGTTGGCTACGACCACACTCTGCATCACAACGACTACAGTTACCATCGCCGGGTTTCCTACTGTGACAATAACAAGGCTTACCACTGTGACTGCGGGCCCGGTGCCTATCATCATCCAGGGGTTGACGGCTCTCGAGGGTGCCATCTCGTCGGTGCTCAACGAGGTCATTCCCAGCGAGTTGCTTCCAGGCGTGACCATTGCTGCCTCGGCCAACCTTCCGCTTGGTCTGAGTCCAGCGATCAGTCTGACGGTTCCTGGGCTCAGTATCCCGGCGATTACGttacctcctccaccgacggtgacggtgaccCTCCCGTCAGCTCCCTCGATTCAGCTGCCGTCTGTGTCGTTGCCGTCTGTGTCGGTACCATCCGTCCAGGTGCCGTCTCTCTCAGTCCCGACCCTTCCGCCGGTTCCCACACTGCCATCGATCTCGTTGCCCAGCGCGTCTCTCCCGAGCATTTCGGTCCCAGGCATATCTCTTCCGAGC CGTATCTCTCCCGAGCGTATCTCTCCCGAGTGTGACGCTTCCGAGTTTGAAGTTGCCAGCGGTGTCTTTGCCGAGCGTCTCACTCCCAAGCCTCACCTTGCCGACAATCTCATTACCGAGCCTCTCTCTCACCTTACCGATTGTGTCTTTACCCAGTCTATCACTCCCAAGCGTGTCGTTGCCAACTTTGCCCGAGACTCTACTGCCTGGAGTTACGATTCCGGGCACTCAGCTCCCTGGGGTCATCGTCTCGCCAGCACCCGGCCTGACCCTCTCCGTCGGTGGCATCTCGGCCAATCTCCCCGTTGTTGGTACTGTGGGGGTTCCAGCACTCATTGA
- a CDS encoding uncharacterized protein (COG:S; EggNog:ENOG503P5M8), which yields MAPSSKSAAAAKDRRKSNNNSAGLVTLRVPSAKLRAIVDPDYVKEDSPVKESPATSTTLPAATVNSTTENASDSSPNTPAAGTPAPPSVSMGPPAEGPKKKGVKRGAAALNGEPKVRGKPGPKKKQRLEDGTIEGGRASLGAHKLGPKANQGAINAGLRALDRSGKPCRKWSRGGFTMKSFTGVVWEIPRWVAPPKISPETSTDSSSAPVSVDGSSKENKDSASQQLKSDTSNNGGDIEMTSAPSISAAPSPAPPAPAPIAAAS from the exons ATGGCTCCTTCCAGCAAGAGCGCCGCTGCGGCCAAGGACCGTAGAAagtccaacaacaactcaGCTGGTCTCGTCACCCTCAGAGTTCCCAGCGCCAAGCTCCGAGCTATCGTCGACCCAGATTACGTGAAGGAAGATTCGCCTGTCAAGGAGTCGCCTGCCACATCGACGACGCTCCCGGCTGCGACGGTGAATTCCACCACCGAAAACGCGTCGGATTCGAGCCCCAATACTCCAGCCGCCGGCACACCTGCACCCCCCTCTGTGAGCATGGGCCCTCCCGCCGAGGgtcccaagaagaagggcgtcAAAAGAGGTGCGGCTGCTCTCAACGGAGAGCCCAAGGTCCGTGGGAAGCCTggccccaagaagaagcagagacT TGAAGATGGAACCATCGAAGGCGGTAGAGCCAGTCTCGGAGCTCACAAGCTCGGTCCCAAGGCCAACCAAGGTGCTATCAATGCTGGCCTTCGCGCTCTCGACCGATCCGGCAAGCCCTGTCGCAAGTGGAGCAGAGGCGGCTTCACCATGAAGAGCTTTACGGGCGTTGTCTGGGAGATCCCACGCTGGGTCGCACCTCCCAAGATCTCGCCCGAGACTTCCACAGACTCATCATCAGCTCCAGTCTCGGTcgacggcagcagcaaggagAATAAGGACAGTGCCAGCCAGCAACTCAAGAGCGACACAAGTAACAATGGCGGCGACATCGAGATGACCAGCGCTCCCAGCATCAGTgctgctccctccccagcGCCACCGGCACCTGCTCCTATCGCCGCCGCCTCTTAA
- a CDS encoding uncharacterized protein (COG:S; EggNog:ENOG503NVY9) has protein sequence MTNPYQQSQQSQHGAAASNFPRSTSYASIVSGSQQQQQQSATRSSALGFSHILDPNPDAELDTHNPYYPELDRLFSRPNIPTFGGAGMDMDTGYTSRNQNENGHNNNNTNSGPWPPPARLGSNFPMSRAFDMFLNKEPLSFADATDVDSAAHKGTGAGANPFLSGGTAPNFLAPSYLRGTAYLTKLEEQHRARILAEREREAGVPGAKTQTRAGVLATNGNSHHTLSPMSGKVHTGGESHRGVAFDVVEKSALSQGLVEEEVNPLPSRWNKDDREPSLELSGDGYEVTFTGRMSNEHEASAVRADHPMNPACGIYYFEITVLNKKKSSTDDMPPIAIGFSSQMAALNRAPGWEPESWGYHGDDGNCFAAQNVGKAYGPKFGPKDTVGCCINFRLGQAFFTKNGKELKVAFRDINFKDVKAGKLFPMVGLKKTGDHIWANFGQQPFMFDIDNYMLEQQQIIEDEINRVDTRILAPGLSETELIQQLVLQFLQHDGYVETARAFAEEIHSEKSALRLSAKEQVKGINIKDDEDANNRQRIRRAILEGDIDRAMRYTEQYYPNVLKENEQVYFRLKCRKFIEMIRKEAEMNLKLEDRNRRLEEQRGRQGLGDNDEEMQDEWDDEREFYIDQLGKLSMEALEYGQELRAEFTNNPSREMTKHLDEISSLIAYPHPLQVPEVSHLMDAKGRVAVAEELNSAILTSLGKSSRAALENVYAQTSVLLEDLAKDGGPGAFVTLEALFRQFPPSQLL, from the exons ATGACGAACCCATACCAACAGTCACAGCAGTCACAGCACGGCGCAGCCGCCAGCAACTTCCCCAGGAGTACCTCATACGCCTCCATCGTCTCTGGatctcaacagcagcagcagcaatccGCTACCCGATCTTCGGCCTTGGGCTTCTCACATATCCTTGACCCGAACCCTGACGCCGAACTCGATACACACAATCCCTACTACCCCGAGCTCGATAGACTTTTCTCGCGACCCAATATCCCAACATTTGGTGGTGCCGGCATGGATATGGACACAGGATATACATCACGAAACCAAAACGAAAACGGACACAACAATAATAATACCAATAGCGGGCCGTGGCCACCACCCGCAAGACTAGGTTCCAACTTTCCAATGTCCAGGGCGTTCGACATGTTTTTAAACAAGGAACCTTTAAGCTTCGCCGATGCTACAGATGTGGACAGCGCCGCGCATAAGGGAACCGGCGCGGGCGCCAACCCCTTTTTGTCCGGCGGGACAGCGCCAAACTTTCTTGCCCCCTCTTACCTCCGAGGTACCGCCTACCTCACCAAGCTGGAAGAGCAGCACCGAGCGAGAATTTTGGccgagagagaaagagaggctGGCGTACCAGGTGCGAAAACGCAGACGAGAGCAGGAGTACTAGCCACCAACGGAAACAGTCATCACACTCTATCGCCCATGTCTGGAAAGGTGCACACAGGCGGGGAATCACACCGGGGGGTGGCCTTTGATGTGGTGGAAAAGTCGGCGTTGAGCCAGGGTttggtcgaggaggaagtcAATCCGTTGCCGTCGAGGTGGAACAAGGACGACAGGGAACCCTCCCTAGAGCTCTCGGGCGATGGCTATGAAGTTACCTTCACCGGGCGAATGAGCAATGAACACGAGGCCTCGGCAGTGAGGGCTGATCACCCCATGAATCCGGCCTGTGGCATATACTACTTTGAGATCACGGTCCtgaacaagaagaagtcaTCGACCGATGACATGCCACCCATTGCCATTGGCTTCTCTAGCCAGATGGCCGCGCTGAACCGGGCGCCAGGATGGGAACCGGAGAGCTGGGGGTACCATGGGGACGATGGAAACTGCTTCGCCGCGCAAAACGTAGGGAAGGCGTACGGCCCCAAGTTTGGTCCGAAGGATACGGTCGGGTGTTGTATCAATTTCCGGCTGGGGCAGGCGTTTTTTACAAAGAACGGCAAGGAGCTGA AGGTGGCGTTTCGGGACATCAACTTTAAGGATGTGAAGGCGGGCAAGTTGTTTCCCATGGTCGGGCTCAAGAAGACGGGGGATCACATCTGGGCCAACTTTGGGCAGCAGCCGTTTATGTTTGATATTGATAACTACATGCTG GAGCAGCAACAGATTATCGAAGACGAGATAAACCGTGTCGATACACGCATCCTAGCACCAGGACTGTCAGAAACGGAGCTTATTCAGCAATTGGTTTTGCAATTCCTGCAACATGACGGCTACGTTGAGACAGCTCGTGCTTTTGCGGAGGAGATCCATTCCGAGAAGTCGGCTCTTCGGCTTAGTGCCAAGGAACAGGTCAAgggcatcaacatcaaagacgacgaggacgccAACAACCGCCAGAGGATCCGTCGAGCGATACTCGAAGGCGATATCGACCGCGCCATGCGTTACACGGAGCAATACTACCCCAACGTCCTCAAAGAAAACGAGCAGGTTTATTTCCGTCTCAAATGCAGGAAGTTCATCGAGATGATTCGcaaggaggccgagatgaACCTAAAGTTGGAGGATCGAAACCGGCGACTCGAAGAGCAGCGCGGCAGACAAGGCCTGGGGGATAATGACGAGGAGATGCAAGATGAGTGGGATGACGAGAGGGAGTTCTACATTGATCAACTCGGGAAGCTCTCGATGGAGGCACTGGAGTACGGACAGGAGCTGAGGGCCGAGTTTACCAACAATCCGAGCAGAGAGATGACGAAACACCTGGATGAGATCTCCAGTCTGATTGCCTATCCGCATCCGCTGCAGGTGCCAGAGGTGTCTCATTTGATGGATGCGAAGGGGAGAGTGGCCGTGGCGGAGGAGTTGAACTCTGCTATACTGA CATCACTCGGCAAATCATCCCGCGCAGCACTCGAAAACGTTTACGCCCAGACCTCGGTGCTTCTGGAGGACCTGGCGAAGGACGGGGGACCGGGTGCTTTTGTGACGTTGGAGGCGCTCTTCAGGCAGTTTCCACCCAGCCAATTGCTTTAG
- the OTU2 gene encoding OTU protein (MEROPS:MER0400048; EggNog:ENOG503NZP9; COG:O; COG:T; BUSCO:EOG09264IPL), which yields MGDAEQLPPVADQPTDATTTESTQEQKPNDLEAILARHRKELRDLQSRVTQKKKNATKKTRKKVNDECAELERALKERHEAELAQVTGGGGDAEPEPVSEPEEESGKDEVETVTERVEEMRVTPPSSPSPPPPPPQQQQQQQQQQQQQQQPGKKRNRQKERLARRQAEVEAASARAQEEASRMTDHGAVEKAHVDGVLKREGLEEVEVRADGHCLFAAVGDQLFRRGVTEELLDYREVRRRAAEYMDRNRDDFEPFVDLESQSWEEYLRKIRDTSAWGGQPELLALAKVFGVGITVVQVPRNEVINREGGGKMLWVVYYWRGSNSGRHYNSLKSVS from the coding sequence ATGGGCGACGCTGAACAACTTCCCCCGGTGGCCGACCAGCCAACAGATGCAACAACTACAGAAAGTACACAAGAGCAGAAACCCAACGACCTCGAAGCCATCCTGGCGCGCCACCGCAAGGAACTCCGCGACTTGCAGTCGAGGGTGAcgcaaaagaagaagaatgcgACCAAAAAGACGAGGAAAAAGGTTAATGATGAGTGtgctgagctggagagggCGTTGAAGGAGAGGCACGAGGCGGAACTGGCGCAGGTTacgggtggtggcggtgatgcTGAGCCTGAGCCCGTATCAGAacctgaggaggagagcggaaaggatgaggttgagacTGTTACGGAAAGGGTTGAGGAAATGAGGGttacaccaccatcatcaccatcaccaccaccaccaccaccacaacaacaacaacaacaacaacaacaacaacaacaacaacaacaaccagggAAGAAACGAAACCGGCAGAAGGAAAGATTGGCGAGACGGCAGGCTGAGGTTGAGGCTGCTAGTGCCAGGGCACAGGAGGAGGCGTCGCGGATGACGGATCATGGGGCTGTGGAGAAGGCTCATGTTGATGGGGttttgaagagggaggggttggaggaggtggaggttagGGCTGATGGGCATTGTTtgtttgctgctgttggcgaCCAACTTTTTCGGAGGGGGGTGACAGAGGAGTTGTTGGATTAtagggaggtgaggagacGGGCGGCGGAGTATATGGACAGGAACAGGGATGATTTTGAGCCGTTTGTGGATTTGGAGAGTCAGAGTTGGGAGGAGTATTTGAGGAAGATAAGGGATACTTCTGCTTGGGGGGGCCAGCCGGAGCTGTTGGCTCTGGCGAAGGTGTTTGGGGTGGGCATTACGGTTGTGCAGGTGCCGAGGAATGAGGTTATCAatagggaggggggggggaagatgCTGTGGGTGGTTTATTATTGGAGGGGGAGTAATTCGGGGAGGCATTATAACTCTTTGAAGTCTGTCTCTtag
- a CDS encoding uncharacterized protein (COG:Q; EggNog:ENOG503NYJU) has product MDVNNLFSIKGKVALITGGAKGVGLMISTAFVSAGAKVYISSRDATACASACATLNTITPNSAFSLPADLQSEKEVHRLAAELTKLEPGGLHILINNSGATWGEPYEKYPDAAWTKLLTLNLTRVFTLTQALTPLLIKGSKQDDPARVVNIGSIDGLRVPLLPTFAYSASKAGLHHLSRHLAVELGPKGITVNNLACGPFPSKMMKHTLDTMGEVIKEANPLGRVGQPEDVGGACLFLCSRAGGYVNGATLALDGGVHLMAKI; this is encoded by the exons ATGGAcgtcaacaacctcttctccatcaag GGAAAAGTAGCCCTCATAACTGGCGGCGCCAAAGGCGTCGGCCTCATGATCTCCACCGCCTTTGTGTCCGCTGGCGCAAAAGTGTACATCTCGTCCCGCGACGCTACCGCCTGCGCCTCCGCCTGCgcaaccctcaacaccatcacccccaactcggccttctccctccccgccgaccTCCAGTCCGAAAAAGAAGTCCACCGCCTAGCCGCCGAGCTCACCAAGCTCGAGCCGGGGGGGCTGCACATACTGATCAACAACTCGGGCGCCACCTGGGGCGAGCCCTACGAAAAGTACCCCGACGCCGCCTGGACCAagctcctcaccctcaacctcacccgcgtcttcaccctcacccaggCGCTCACACCCCTGCTCATCAAGGGGAGCAAACAAGACGAtccggcgagggtggtgaataTCGGTTCCATCGATGGGTTGCGCGTTCCTCTCCTTCCAACGTTTGCGTACAGTGCCTCCAAGGCGGGCCTGCACCATCTGAGTAGACATCTTGCTGTTGAGCTGGGACCAAAGGGGATAACGGTGAACAACCTCGCGTGTGGGCCTTTTCCGAgcaagatgatgaagcaTACTTTGGACacgatgggggaggtgatcaAGGAGGCGAATCCGTTGGGCCGAGTAGGACAGCCCGAGGATGTGGGCGGGGCGTGTTTGTTTTTGTGCAGCAGGGCGGGGGGGTATGTCAACGGGGCTACTTTGGcgttggatgggggggttcATTTAATGGCCAAGATTTAG
- a CDS encoding uncharacterized protein (EggNog:ENOG503P8MX), whose protein sequence is MDSRFTSTGSSTQQSPFTSSSASSSSSKIVPPPRQTPKTSSTDPFLKDFTLVAEAAKRAQMAVLMRDFESVGLS, encoded by the coding sequence ATGGACTCCCGCTTCACCTCTACTGGGTCTTCCACCCAACAGTctcccttcacctcctcctcggcctcctcttcgtcctccaAGATTGTCCCGCCCCCAAGACAGACGCCCAAGACATCATCGACAGACCCCTTTCTCAAGGACTTCACACTCGTCGCCGAGGCGGCGAAACGGGCGCAGATGGCGGTGCTGATGAGGGATTTTGAGAGCGTGGGCCTTTCATAA